The proteins below come from a single Marinobacter bohaiensis genomic window:
- a CDS encoding response regulator: MALKNALLVDDSKVARFALSKLLENGSMTVGMAGSAEEALDALNSVGKDGIRPDVIFMDHLMPGMNGIEATRAIKGNPATATIPIIMCTSKKADTFSDQARRFGIYDILSKPLQQDHLYSVLDQLTADIEKDTLPAPPAPEDTLDPMLALDDEPLDLTGPEPASTAAYSGTSQQQSGPQPASSEAAIEEVARSAVRTHVNNRLHELLSGLFDEQYDHLGRLLERERSVQADLLAERLQRLRNDIRADLEEVLSRQSAPPASTGLTAETLAELKDHMTSVQTIDTEFWQTLQSEAIQQAHAISRDTAEEIARNAVEAYANQHRGLSLRAFVSGLAVSLGLIGAGMVWLSGAL, encoded by the coding sequence ATGGCACTGAAGAACGCATTGCTGGTGGACGATTCCAAGGTGGCCCGTTTCGCGCTGAGCAAACTGCTGGAAAACGGTTCAATGACGGTCGGCATGGCCGGCTCTGCCGAAGAAGCCCTGGATGCCCTCAACAGCGTCGGCAAGGACGGAATCCGGCCCGACGTGATCTTCATGGATCACCTGATGCCCGGCATGAACGGGATCGAAGCCACCCGGGCCATCAAGGGCAATCCCGCTACGGCAACCATCCCAATCATCATGTGCACCTCCAAGAAGGCCGACACCTTCTCGGACCAGGCCCGACGCTTTGGCATCTACGACATCCTCAGCAAGCCGTTGCAGCAGGACCACCTCTACTCGGTGCTTGACCAGCTCACCGCTGACATCGAAAAAGATACCCTGCCCGCTCCGCCGGCCCCTGAAGACACACTCGACCCCATGCTGGCCCTCGATGACGAGCCACTCGACCTGACCGGGCCGGAACCCGCAAGCACAGCGGCATACTCCGGGACCAGCCAACAGCAAAGCGGCCCACAACCGGCAAGCTCGGAAGCCGCCATCGAAGAAGTCGCCCGTTCGGCCGTGCGGACACACGTCAATAACCGCCTGCACGAGCTGCTCAGCGGCCTGTTCGACGAGCAATACGACCATCTGGGCCGGCTACTGGAGCGTGAGCGGAGCGTCCAGGCCGATCTGCTGGCAGAGCGCCTGCAGCGGCTCAGGAACGATATTCGCGCCGACCTGGAAGAGGTCCTCTCCCGGCAATCGGCACCGCCGGCATCAACCGGACTGACGGCGGAAACCCTGGCCGAGCTCAAGGACCACATGACCAGCGTGCAGACCATCGACACCGAGTTCTGGCAGACGCTGCAGTCGGAAGCCATCCAACAGGCCCACGCCATTTCCCGTGACACCGCCGAGGAGATCGCCCGAAACGCCGTCGAAGCCTATGCCAACCAACATCGCGGCCTCAGCTTACGAGCCTTCGTAAGTGGCCTGGCGGTGAGCCTGGGGCTCATCGGGGCGGGCATGGTGTGGCTTTCCGGAGCGCTCTGA
- a CDS encoding methylglyoxal synthase: MTDAIHRVALVAHDNKKADLVAWVARNRDTLENCALLTTGTTGRLLSDQTGLPVERLQSGPLGGDQQIGARIAEGQVDLLIFFWDPLEPMSHDPDIKALLRVATLWNIPIACNESSADFMVSSPCFSQYQRKKPDFSVYQSRPVAGSEA, from the coding sequence ATGACGGACGCAATTCATCGTGTGGCGCTGGTCGCCCATGACAACAAGAAAGCGGATCTGGTGGCCTGGGTGGCGCGTAATCGCGACACGCTTGAGAACTGTGCGCTGCTGACGACCGGCACCACGGGGCGCTTGCTGTCGGATCAGACCGGACTGCCGGTGGAGCGTCTGCAAAGTGGTCCGCTGGGAGGGGATCAGCAGATCGGTGCACGGATTGCCGAAGGACAGGTGGATCTCCTGATCTTTTTCTGGGATCCCCTTGAGCCGATGTCCCACGATCCCGATATCAAGGCGCTGTTGCGGGTCGCCACGCTCTGGAATATCCCCATCGCCTGTAACGAGAGCTCGGCGGACTTCATGGTGTCGTCTCCCTGCTTCAGCCAGTATCAGCGGAAGAAACCGGACTTTTCCGTCTACCAAAGTCGCCCTGTCGCCGGTTCCGAAGCGTGA
- the dusA gene encoding tRNA dihydrouridine(20/20a) synthase DusA produces MPSAGITKTPSSNAAPALNRRFSVAPMMDWTTSAYRYFARLLSRDTLLYTEMVTTGALIHGDTVRFLRHEEAEYPLALQLGGSNASELATCARLAGDHGFDEVNLNVGCPSDRVQNNMIGACLMAHPETVAEGVSAMQAATHLPVTVKHRIGIDGRESFDDLCHFIDVVASAGCRTFIVHARIAILDGLSPKENREIPPLKYDWVYALKQRYPHLEIIINGGIKTLPQCQEHLENVDGVMIGREAYQNPWMLSQVDPVLFGRAAPYSNRHDVLRAMLPYIQSELDRGVYLTHISRHVMNLFHGCKGGRQFRRHISENAHKPGSGIEVLERAMAKVPEETGEDILQPA; encoded by the coding sequence ATGCCGTCAGCCGGAATCACCAAGACACCGTCCAGCAACGCCGCGCCAGCCCTCAACCGGCGCTTTTCCGTGGCACCGATGATGGATTGGACCACCTCCGCATACCGTTATTTCGCCCGCCTGCTGTCGCGGGACACCCTGCTGTACACGGAAATGGTGACCACCGGCGCGCTGATCCACGGTGACACCGTCCGTTTCCTGCGCCATGAGGAAGCCGAATACCCGCTGGCCCTGCAACTGGGTGGCAGCAACGCCTCGGAACTGGCCACCTGCGCGCGCCTGGCGGGGGATCACGGCTTCGACGAAGTCAACCTGAACGTGGGTTGCCCCAGCGACCGGGTCCAGAACAACATGATCGGCGCCTGCCTGATGGCCCATCCGGAAACGGTCGCCGAGGGCGTATCCGCCATGCAGGCCGCCACCCACCTGCCGGTGACGGTCAAACATCGCATCGGCATCGACGGCCGCGAATCGTTCGACGATCTGTGCCACTTCATTGACGTGGTCGCCAGCGCCGGCTGCCGTACGTTTATCGTGCACGCCCGCATCGCCATCCTTGATGGCCTCAGCCCCAAGGAAAACCGGGAAATCCCGCCGCTGAAATACGACTGGGTATACGCACTCAAACAGCGCTACCCGCACCTGGAGATCATCATCAACGGCGGCATCAAGACGCTGCCCCAGTGTCAGGAACACCTGGAAAACGTCGACGGTGTGATGATCGGTCGTGAGGCCTACCAGAACCCCTGGATGCTGTCGCAGGTGGATCCGGTCCTGTTCGGCCGTGCTGCGCCCTACAGCAATCGCCACGACGTGCTGCGGGCGATGCTGCCGTACATCCAGAGCGAACTCGATCGCGGTGTCTACCTGACGCACATCAGTCGTCACGTGATGAACCTGTTTCACGGCTGCAAAGGTGGCCGGCAGTTCCGCCGCCACATCAGCGAGAACGCCCATAAACCCGGCTCCGGCATCGAGGTTTTGGAGCGGGCGATGGCGAAGGTCCCCGAAGAGACGGGCGAAGACATCCTGCAGCCGGCCTGA
- a CDS encoding nucleotidyltransferase family protein, with protein MTNKLDVSAAALVLAAGGSRRMGRPKAALSWCGNSLLALAIRRARELSDRVHVVVGGHYPLIRFRCAAQPDRWVVNPDWADGQAGSLQRGLSSLPVGITGAYVLLVDQPAIHPEFWPSLRQAVDEEEGRRPVAADLGGMAGAPAYLPRSMWPAIARLHGDQGAGRLLRRLDARLVAAPGAQQDIDRWADWQRLRALRKATPCPPR; from the coding sequence ATGACCAACAAACTTGATGTGTCTGCGGCAGCGCTGGTACTGGCTGCCGGAGGTTCCCGGCGTATGGGGCGCCCCAAGGCCGCCTTATCGTGGTGTGGAAATTCCTTACTGGCGCTGGCGATTCGGCGCGCACGTGAGCTGTCCGACCGGGTGCACGTCGTGGTGGGCGGCCACTACCCGCTGATCCGCTTTCGCTGTGCCGCACAGCCGGATCGCTGGGTGGTCAACCCGGACTGGGCCGATGGGCAGGCAGGCTCGTTGCAGAGGGGGTTATCAAGCCTGCCGGTGGGCATCACGGGCGCCTACGTGCTGTTGGTGGATCAGCCGGCAATTCATCCGGAATTCTGGCCGTCATTGCGCCAGGCGGTTGACGAGGAGGAGGGGCGGCGACCGGTGGCTGCGGACCTGGGCGGTATGGCAGGCGCGCCGGCTTACCTGCCGCGCTCCATGTGGCCGGCGATTGCCCGGCTGCACGGGGATCAGGGGGCCGGTCGACTGCTTCGGCGGTTGGACGCCCGCCTGGTGGCGGCCCCGGGAGCGCAGCAGGACATCGACCGCTGGGCCGACTGGCAGCGCCTCAGAGCGCTCCGGAAAGCCACACCATGCCCGCCCCGATGA
- the tal gene encoding transaldolase, with protein sequence MSKLEQLKTMTTVVADTGDLDAIAQWRPVDATTNPSLLLKAADLPAYRPMLDMAIDYAQRQGGSDREQLGQATDYLAVLAGQKILDLIPGVVSTEVDARLSFDTQATIDKARRLVALYDSIGVPTERVLIKIASTWEGIRAAEVLEKEGIHCNLTLLFSFAQAAACAEAGAFLISPFVGRILDWHLKASGKSAFEAPEDPGVLSVTRIYNYFKAHNYDTVVMGASFRNTGEIEQLAGCDRLTISPALLESLQDDPGELPRILSPQSVDKVDDRVSLDENDFRWLMNEDAMATEKLAEGIRKFAADQVELEQRVRQIAQAA encoded by the coding sequence ATGAGTAAACTCGAACAACTCAAGACCATGACCACCGTCGTCGCCGATACCGGTGACCTGGATGCCATCGCCCAGTGGCGCCCGGTGGACGCCACCACCAACCCCTCACTGCTGCTCAAGGCCGCCGACCTGCCGGCCTATCGCCCGATGCTCGACATGGCCATCGACTACGCGCAGCGCCAGGGCGGCAGCGATCGCGAGCAGTTGGGGCAAGCCACCGATTACCTGGCAGTGCTGGCCGGCCAGAAGATCCTGGACCTGATTCCGGGCGTGGTGTCCACGGAGGTCGACGCCCGACTGTCCTTCGACACCCAGGCGACCATCGACAAGGCACGCCGGCTGGTCGCACTCTACGACAGCATCGGCGTACCCACCGAGCGCGTCCTGATCAAGATCGCCTCCACCTGGGAAGGCATCCGGGCCGCCGAAGTTCTGGAAAAAGAAGGCATCCACTGCAACCTGACCCTGCTGTTCTCGTTCGCCCAGGCCGCCGCCTGCGCCGAAGCCGGCGCCTTCCTGATCTCGCCCTTCGTCGGTCGCATCCTTGACTGGCATCTCAAGGCCAGCGGCAAGAGCGCCTTCGAGGCTCCCGAAGATCCGGGCGTACTGTCGGTCACGCGGATCTATAATTACTTCAAGGCCCACAATTACGACACGGTGGTGATGGGAGCAAGCTTCCGCAACACGGGCGAGATCGAGCAGCTGGCCGGGTGCGACCGGCTCACCATCAGCCCGGCGCTGCTGGAGTCCCTGCAAGATGACCCGGGCGAATTGCCGCGTATCCTGTCGCCCCAATCCGTGGATAAAGTGGACGACCGTGTCAGCCTCGACGAGAACGACTTCCGCTGGCTGATGAACGAAGACGCCATGGCCACGGAAAAGCTGGCCGAAGGCATTCGCAAATTCGCTGCCGACCAGGTTGAACTGGAACAACGGGTCCGGCAGATAGCCCAGGCAGCCTGA
- a CDS encoding zinc ABC transporter substrate-binding protein → MTYARHAVKLIALLLLTATAAAAQPEQPLKIVTSIKPLALLTQAVAPADTEIHTLIPAGASPHTYQLRPSDRRALADADLILWVGPELETFLEHLLESPEMKDRTLALMPDDIKAHEGAHEEHAEHHEEAEHEHHDEAGHDHAAEEEHEHHHHGVDPHVWLDPQIALTMTRAIEARLAQVRTDQADAMAGRLADFETALEMTEGDIRNRLTSLHDVDIFTYHDAFRRFAEHYGLHVSQALTLTPERSPGARHLAKVREELGGAAHPCLMTEPQFSRDWWQGLTEDLNLTITTWDPLGSDIPLERDGYLQFQQSLADAALSCLGE, encoded by the coding sequence ATGACCTACGCCAGACACGCTGTAAAACTCATCGCCCTGCTCCTGTTGACAGCAACCGCCGCCGCGGCACAACCCGAGCAGCCCCTGAAAATCGTCACCTCAATCAAGCCGTTGGCCCTTTTGACCCAGGCGGTCGCCCCCGCCGACACAGAGATCCACACCCTGATTCCGGCCGGTGCCAGCCCCCACACCTATCAGTTGCGCCCATCCGACCGCCGGGCGCTGGCTGACGCCGACCTGATCCTGTGGGTGGGGCCGGAGCTGGAAACCTTCCTGGAACACCTGCTGGAAAGCCCGGAGATGAAGGATCGCACCCTCGCCCTGATGCCGGACGACATCAAGGCCCACGAGGGCGCGCACGAAGAGCACGCCGAGCATCACGAGGAAGCCGAACACGAGCACCATGACGAAGCCGGACACGACCACGCCGCCGAAGAGGAGCACGAACATCACCATCACGGTGTCGACCCCCACGTCTGGCTGGACCCGCAAATCGCGCTGACCATGACCCGCGCCATTGAGGCACGCCTGGCGCAGGTACGCACTGACCAGGCCGACGCCATGGCCGGGCGCCTGGCGGACTTCGAGACAGCGCTGGAGATGACCGAGGGCGACATCCGCAACCGGCTGACATCGCTCCACGACGTGGACATTTTCACCTACCACGACGCCTTCCGACGCTTCGCCGAGCACTATGGTCTGCACGTCAGCCAGGCGCTCACGCTGACACCGGAACGCTCACCGGGCGCCCGGCATCTGGCCAAAGTCCGCGAAGAACTGGGCGGTGCCGCGCACCCCTGCCTGATGACCGAGCCCCAGTTCAGCCGTGACTGGTGGCAGGGACTGACCGAAGATCTCAACCTGACCATCACCACCTGGGATCCGCTGGGCTCGGACATCCCGCTGGAGAGGGACGGTTACCTGCAATTCCAGCAGTCGCTGGCCGACGCGGCACTTTCCTGCCTGGGCGAGTAG
- the gltX gene encoding glutamate--tRNA ligase, translated as MTVRTRIAPSPTGDPHVGTAYVALFNMCFARQHGGQFILRIEDTDQTRSTAESEQDILSALRWLGLEWDEGPDVGGPHGPYRQSERKADYRGYAEELVEKGHAFYCFRTPEELDRIREERKAAGQNPGIKGDLELPADEVRARLEAGEPHVIRMKVPDEGVCVIDDMLRGQVEIDWGQVDCQILLKSDGMPTYHLANVVDDHLMGITHVMRGEEWINSAPKHQLLYRYFGWDMPVLCHLPLLRNPDKSKLSKRKNPTSINFYERMGFLPEAVINYLGRMGWSMPDEREKFSVQDMIDHFDIQRVSLGGPVFDVEKLRWLNGLWLREDLDDEAFVERLQRWWFNREALEALVPHVRGRAEVFSDVAPMASFMFSGMMDLKPEDFAHKKLEEGEVKRVLQFALWRLEAQRHWSKDNIFVDVKGLAKAMDLKMGEFMFPIFVAIAGTPNSWSVMDSMALLGPDMTRARLRHALQVLGGFSKKETKRVEKEYAALPAEGGDA; from the coding sequence ATGACTGTTCGTACCCGAATTGCACCGTCTCCCACCGGTGATCCCCACGTTGGCACGGCCTACGTGGCGCTGTTCAACATGTGCTTTGCCCGCCAGCACGGTGGTCAGTTCATTCTGCGCATTGAAGATACGGATCAGACCCGGAGCACGGCGGAATCCGAGCAGGATATCCTGTCAGCCCTGCGCTGGCTGGGACTGGAGTGGGACGAGGGGCCGGACGTGGGTGGCCCGCACGGTCCTTACCGCCAGTCCGAGCGCAAGGCCGATTACCGTGGTTACGCTGAGGAGCTGGTGGAAAAGGGCCACGCCTTCTACTGTTTCCGCACGCCCGAAGAGCTCGATCGGATTCGCGAAGAGCGCAAGGCCGCAGGCCAGAATCCGGGGATCAAGGGCGACCTGGAATTGCCGGCGGATGAAGTCCGGGCGCGTCTGGAAGCGGGCGAGCCGCATGTGATCCGCATGAAGGTGCCGGACGAGGGCGTCTGCGTCATCGATGACATGCTGCGCGGCCAGGTCGAGATCGATTGGGGGCAGGTGGATTGCCAGATCCTGCTCAAGTCCGACGGCATGCCGACCTATCATCTGGCGAATGTGGTGGATGACCACCTGATGGGCATCACCCACGTGATGCGCGGTGAGGAATGGATCAACTCCGCGCCCAAGCATCAGTTGCTCTACAGGTACTTTGGCTGGGACATGCCGGTGCTGTGCCACCTGCCGCTGCTGCGCAATCCGGACAAGAGCAAGCTATCCAAGCGCAAGAACCCCACCAGTATCAACTTCTACGAGCGTATGGGGTTCCTGCCCGAGGCGGTGATCAATTACCTGGGGCGTATGGGCTGGTCGATGCCGGATGAGCGCGAGAAGTTCTCGGTCCAGGACATGATCGACCACTTCGACATCCAGCGGGTGTCCCTGGGCGGCCCTGTGTTCGACGTGGAAAAGCTGCGCTGGCTCAACGGCCTCTGGCTGCGTGAGGATCTCGACGATGAGGCGTTCGTCGAGCGCCTGCAGCGCTGGTGGTTCAATCGTGAGGCGCTGGAGGCCCTTGTCCCTCACGTTCGCGGGCGTGCCGAGGTGTTCAGCGACGTGGCGCCCATGGCCAGTTTCATGTTCTCCGGCATGATGGATCTCAAGCCCGAGGACTTTGCGCACAAGAAGCTGGAAGAGGGGGAGGTGAAGCGGGTGCTGCAGTTTGCCCTGTGGCGCCTGGAGGCCCAGCGGCACTGGAGTAAGGACAATATCTTCGTCGACGTGAAAGGATTGGCCAAGGCCATGGACCTGAAGATGGGCGAGTTCATGTTCCCCATTTTCGTGGCCATTGCCGGAACGCCCAACTCCTGGTCGGTGATGGATTCCATGGCGCTGCTGGGCCCGGATATGACCCGGGCGCGACTGCGTCATGCACTGCAGGTGCTGGGTGGTTTCTCCAAGAAAGAAACCAAGCGGGTGGAGAAAGAATACGCGGCGTTGCCCGCTGAAGGGGGCGACGCGTAA
- a CDS encoding tellurite resistance TerB family protein — protein MIDVLKKLFSGDASGVPEPNDPKQLAIAATALMVQLARVDQSEDDVEMITIIDCALRSQAITREEATTILADARAHAEDATSLYEFTEKLNDTLDQAGKAEILENIWRVAFADGRIDKYEEQLIRRIAELLHLNHREYMECRHRAEQAMSS, from the coding sequence ATGATCGATGTATTGAAGAAGCTGTTCTCCGGCGACGCCAGCGGCGTCCCGGAGCCCAATGATCCCAAGCAACTGGCCATTGCGGCCACCGCCCTGATGGTGCAACTGGCGCGGGTCGACCAGTCCGAGGACGACGTGGAGATGATCACGATCATCGACTGCGCCCTTCGTTCCCAGGCCATTACCCGCGAGGAAGCCACGACGATCCTGGCTGATGCCAGGGCCCACGCCGAAGACGCCACCTCGCTTTACGAGTTCACCGAGAAGCTCAACGACACCCTGGACCAGGCGGGCAAGGCGGAAATCCTCGAGAACATCTGGCGGGTCGCCTTTGCCGACGGGCGCATCGACAAGTACGAGGAGCAGCTGATACGGCGCATTGCCGAGCTACTGCACCTGAACCACCGCGAGTACATGGAATGCCGGCACCGGGCTGAACAGGCCATGTCGTCCTGA
- a CDS encoding 6-pyruvoyl trahydropterin synthase family protein, whose amino-acid sequence MNHLFVDNLTVIDFAYLDTRRGLVGESWIVDIVLAGELDEQGMVFDFGSVKRTIKQVIDERVDHRLVTPMDQPALEVTEEGDRVSLAWQLEDGGLIRHQSPAEAVLLLEGERVVPSAVSALLEAELRAVLPGNVTGIEVILREEEIDGPYYHYVHGLKKHLGNCQRIAHGHRSRIEIRRNDARDNDLEREWADRWRDIYVGTEEDIVEQFVENDTAYVTFAYEANQGEFTLTLPRRRVYLMNTDSTVELIAAHLADTCKQPHPNDRIQVKAFEGVGKGAIAIR is encoded by the coding sequence ATGAACCACCTCTTTGTCGACAACCTGACCGTCATCGATTTCGCTTACCTGGACACCCGTCGCGGATTGGTGGGGGAAAGCTGGATTGTCGATATCGTCCTGGCCGGCGAGCTGGACGAACAGGGAATGGTGTTCGATTTCGGATCGGTCAAGCGCACCATCAAGCAGGTGATCGACGAACGCGTCGACCACCGGTTGGTCACGCCCATGGATCAGCCTGCGCTGGAGGTCACCGAAGAGGGTGATCGGGTCAGCCTGGCCTGGCAGCTGGAAGATGGCGGCCTGATTCGCCACCAGTCCCCGGCCGAAGCCGTTCTCCTGCTTGAGGGCGAACGCGTGGTGCCGTCGGCGGTGTCGGCGCTGCTTGAAGCCGAACTGCGCGCCGTGCTGCCGGGCAACGTTACAGGTATCGAAGTCATCCTGCGGGAAGAAGAAATCGACGGCCCCTACTATCATTACGTCCACGGCCTGAAAAAGCATCTGGGCAATTGCCAGCGAATCGCGCACGGGCACCGTTCGCGCATCGAGATCCGGCGCAACGATGCCCGCGACAATGATCTGGAGCGCGAATGGGCCGACCGGTGGCGCGACATCTATGTGGGCACCGAGGAAGACATCGTCGAGCAGTTCGTGGAAAACGACACGGCCTATGTCACCTTTGCCTATGAGGCGAATCAGGGGGAATTCACCCTGACCCTGCCCCGTCGTCGCGTTTACCTGATGAACACGGACTCCACGGTGGAACTGATCGCGGCGCACCTGGCCGATACCTGCAAGCAGCCGCATCCGAACGATCGTATCCAGGTGAAGGCCTTTGAAGGCGTTGGCAAGGGCGCCATTGCCATCCGCTAA
- a CDS encoding AEC family transporter, with product MEVLIQALVPVFGLILLGQFLRRVHFPGDGFWPLAERFTYYVLFPPMLLYKLGNAQIPTSAYGDIALVVIAMAATITLLMVVLQLWQRWSGAVFSSVYQGAIRFNSFVGLAAAGLMLGDDGLSLFAVGVAINVPLLNLLCILMFSVMVGQGPVRLVPMLKAIVTNPLIVGSVAGAIWGYLGIGFHPIIARFLEPLSSMALPLGLLTVGAGLQFKALRHASMPFVLSSALKLVLLPVVTAGLAAWLGIDGLMLQVLILLAALPTASSAYILARQLGGDAPLMAGIISGQTLLAILIMPVMLGLLT from the coding sequence GTGGAAGTGCTTATACAGGCCCTGGTACCGGTGTTTGGGTTGATCCTGCTGGGTCAGTTCCTGCGTCGGGTGCATTTTCCGGGCGACGGTTTCTGGCCGTTGGCGGAGCGCTTCACCTACTATGTGCTGTTCCCGCCCATGCTGCTCTACAAACTGGGCAACGCGCAGATACCGACCTCCGCCTATGGCGATATCGCCCTGGTGGTGATAGCCATGGCGGCGACCATCACGCTATTGATGGTCGTGCTGCAGCTCTGGCAGCGCTGGTCCGGCGCGGTTTTCAGCTCGGTGTACCAGGGCGCGATCCGTTTCAATTCGTTCGTGGGGCTGGCGGCGGCCGGGCTGATGCTGGGAGACGACGGGCTGTCCCTGTTTGCCGTCGGCGTGGCGATCAATGTGCCGTTGCTCAACCTGCTGTGTATCCTGATGTTTTCGGTGATGGTGGGGCAGGGGCCGGTGCGGCTGGTTCCGATGCTCAAGGCCATCGTCACCAACCCGCTGATCGTGGGCTCGGTGGCGGGCGCCATCTGGGGTTACCTGGGCATCGGCTTCCATCCCATCATTGCCCGGTTCCTGGAGCCGCTAAGTAGTATGGCGTTGCCGTTGGGGCTGCTCACGGTGGGGGCCGGGCTCCAGTTCAAGGCATTGCGTCATGCCTCCATGCCGTTCGTGCTGTCGTCGGCGCTGAAGCTGGTGCTGTTACCGGTTGTCACCGCGGGCCTGGCGGCCTGGCTGGGCATTGACGGCCTGATGTTGCAGGTCCTGATTCTGCTGGCGGCGCTGCCGACAGCGTCGTCGGCCTACATACTGGCACGCCAGCTCGGGGGCGACGCCCCCTTGATGGCCGGCATCATCAGCGGCCAGACTCTGCTGGCTATCCTGATCATGCCGGTGATGCTGGGGTTGCTGACGTAG